A genomic stretch from Gemmatimonadaceae bacterium includes:
- a CDS encoding integration host factor subunit beta: MTKADLVEHVTQQISRTAGPLISKKDCARVVDAFLDAIKEALQEQRNIEVRGFGTFKIRHRKTRMARNPRTGSPVEVSARPVPVFKPSKELRAMVADLEPLPDGEGHDED; encoded by the coding sequence ATGACCAAGGCCGACCTCGTCGAGCACGTCACGCAGCAAATCTCCCGTACCGCGGGCCCGCTCATTTCCAAAAAGGATTGCGCGCGGGTGGTGGATGCATTCCTCGACGCGATCAAGGAAGCCCTCCAGGAGCAGCGCAACATCGAGGTTCGCGGCTTCGGTACGTTCAAGATTCGGCATCGCAAGACGCGCATGGCCCGCAACCCGCGCACCGGCAGCCCGGTCGAGGTGTCTGCACGACCGGTGCCCGTGTTCAAGCCCAGCAAGGAGTTACGCGCGATGGTCGCCGACCTCGAGCCGCTCCCTGACGGCGAGGGACACGACGAAGACTGA
- a CDS encoding MoaD/ThiS family protein has translation MNVRVLLFASYADALGADSIEVAVGPEARVRDLLAAIQDRAAHAVPPRPLVAVNAEYAELDQRLDVGDEVAIIPPVAGG, from the coding sequence ATGAATGTCCGCGTCCTCCTCTTTGCCTCCTACGCCGACGCCCTCGGTGCCGACTCCATCGAGGTGGCGGTGGGCCCCGAGGCGCGCGTGCGCGATCTCCTTGCCGCCATTCAGGATCGGGCGGCACACGCGGTGCCGCCGCGGCCTTTGGTTGCGGTCAACGCGGAGTACGCCGAGTTGGATCAACGGCTGGACGTGGGCGACGAGGTCGCGATCATTCCCCCGGTTGCCGGCGGCTGA
- the carA gene encoding glutamine-hydrolyzing carbamoyl-phosphate synthase small subunit, which translates to MPVAIKGFLLLEDGTLFLGRLSGRIPPTVAEVVFTTNMTGYQEVFTDPSYRGQIVVMTSTMIGNYGINAEDPESEKPHVAGVVVRELSRGFSNWRASGDLASWLTGAGIPILHDVDTRELTRRLRSVGVMRGVIGVGDQASDEARAALDACPSMEGLDLASEVTTDREYTWGPGDAPYHIVAYDYGIKRNILRLFEAHGCRITVVPSTTAPEAVLAREPHGVFFSNGPGDPAAVAYAPKAIRTIADKGVPVFGICLGHQLIGLSYGAETVKLPYGHRGGNHPVKELSTGRVVITSQNHGFAVKGGEDGIPGAPALEVTHVNLNDGTVEGLRHRDLPLFAVQYHPEAAPGPHDARPLFKQFMSAVRGEVTRSGTNA; encoded by the coding sequence ATGCCCGTTGCAATCAAGGGGTTCCTCCTCCTCGAGGATGGAACCCTTTTTCTCGGCCGGCTCAGCGGCCGCATCCCGCCCACCGTGGCGGAGGTGGTGTTCACCACGAACATGACCGGGTATCAGGAGGTCTTTACCGACCCGTCATACCGCGGGCAGATCGTGGTGATGACCTCCACCATGATCGGCAACTACGGCATCAATGCCGAGGATCCGGAATCCGAGAAGCCCCACGTCGCCGGCGTCGTGGTGCGCGAGCTCTCCCGCGGGTTTTCCAATTGGAGGGCGAGCGGAGACCTCGCCTCATGGCTCACGGGGGCCGGCATTCCGATCCTGCATGACGTGGACACGCGCGAACTCACGAGGCGACTCCGTTCCGTTGGCGTGATGCGCGGCGTCATCGGGGTTGGCGACCAGGCGTCAGACGAGGCGCGTGCCGCGCTCGATGCCTGTCCGAGCATGGAGGGCCTCGATCTGGCGTCCGAGGTGACGACGGATCGAGAGTACACCTGGGGGCCGGGCGATGCGCCGTATCACATCGTGGCCTACGACTACGGCATCAAGCGAAACATCCTCCGGTTGTTCGAAGCGCACGGCTGCCGGATCACGGTCGTTCCCTCGACGACGGCGCCTGAGGCGGTGCTCGCCCGCGAACCGCATGGCGTCTTCTTCTCGAATGGTCCGGGTGACCCGGCGGCGGTAGCCTACGCGCCGAAGGCCATCCGGACCATTGCCGACAAAGGGGTGCCCGTCTTCGGCATCTGCCTCGGCCACCAGCTGATCGGGCTCAGCTACGGCGCCGAGACCGTCAAGCTCCCGTACGGGCACCGCGGCGGGAATCACCCTGTGAAGGAGCTCTCCACCGGGCGCGTGGTGATCACGTCCCAGAACCACGGCTTTGCGGTGAAGGGTGGCGAAGATGGCATCCCGGGCGCGCCCGCCCTCGAGGTAACCCACGTCAACCTCAACGACGGGACAGTCGAGGGGCTTCGGCATCGAGATCTCCCGCTGTTTGCCGTGCAGTATCACCCCGAAGCGGCACCTGGTCCGCATGACGCCCGGCCGCTGTTCAAGCAGTTCATGAGTGCCGTCCGGGGTGAGGTAACGCGAAGCGGCACAAACGCTTGA
- the gap gene encoding type I glyceraldehyde-3-phosphate dehydrogenase, whose amino-acid sequence MAIRVGINGFGRIGRQVLRAAKETGVTDLDFVAVNDLTDTRTLAHLFKYDSVHGAFAGSVSSGNEALTINGDTVKVFAQKDPAALPWRDLGVDIVLESTGRFTDAPVARKHLEGGAKKVIISAPAKGEDITVVMGVNHQKYDAASHHVISNASCTTNCLVPMVKVIRDAFGFRHGAMVTIHSYTNDQQILDLPHKDLRRARAAAVSIIPTTTGAAKATSLVIPEVKGKIDGIAIRVPTPDVSLTELTVEVEKATTIDEVNAAFRAAADGALNGVLAYTTEELVSADYIGNPHSCILDSKNTNVIDGTMVKVSGWYDNEWGYASRCVDLLRYVGQKL is encoded by the coding sequence ATGGCGATTCGGGTAGGCATTAACGGGTTCGGCCGCATTGGCCGGCAGGTGCTGCGCGCCGCCAAGGAGACCGGCGTCACCGACCTCGACTTCGTCGCGGTCAACGATCTCACCGACACCAGGACCCTCGCGCACCTCTTCAAGTACGACTCGGTGCACGGCGCGTTCGCCGGCAGCGTCTCGAGCGGGAACGAGGCGTTGACGATCAACGGCGACACCGTGAAGGTCTTTGCACAGAAGGATCCTGCCGCGCTGCCGTGGAGGGACCTGGGCGTCGACATCGTGCTCGAGTCCACCGGCCGCTTCACCGATGCACCGGTGGCCAGGAAGCACCTCGAAGGTGGCGCGAAGAAGGTCATCATCTCGGCGCCGGCCAAGGGAGAAGACATCACCGTGGTGATGGGCGTCAATCACCAGAAGTACGACGCGGCGTCGCACCATGTCATCTCCAACGCGTCCTGCACGACCAACTGCCTCGTGCCGATGGTGAAGGTGATTCGTGATGCGTTCGGGTTTCGCCATGGCGCCATGGTCACCATCCACAGCTACACCAACGACCAGCAGATCCTCGACCTGCCGCACAAGGACCTGCGGCGCGCCCGCGCGGCCGCGGTGTCGATCATCCCGACCACCACCGGTGCGGCCAAGGCCACCTCGCTCGTGATCCCCGAGGTGAAGGGCAAGATCGACGGCATCGCGATTCGGGTGCCCACGCCGGACGTGTCGCTCACCGAGCTGACCGTCGAGGTGGAGAAGGCGACGACGATCGATGAGGTCAATGCCGCCTTCCGCGCTGCCGCCGATGGCGCGCTCAACGGCGTCCTCGCGTACACCACCGAGGAACTCGTCTCTGCCGACTACATCGGGAATCCGCACTCGTGCATTCTCGACTCGAAGAACACCAACGTCATCGATGGCACGATGGTGAAGGTGTCCGGGTGGTACGACAACGAGTGGGGGTACGCGAGCCGCTGCGTTGACCTCCTGCGCTACGTCGGCCAGAAGCTCTGA
- a CDS encoding ComF family protein produces MHAARSCAWADDPVARSLLHAIKYDGWHRVADELSARMSQLEFPSTLSAARAMVPVPLAPGRLRERGYNQSEGLARGVAARWGLGVPVPLLQRLRETPSQTRLTVEERLTNVANAFQVDASLLQRLGDVTVFLVDDVITTGATLNACADALASAGVRTICFITYGRARDPRDAPASRGTRSHGDSGRH; encoded by the coding sequence GTGCACGCTGCACGCTCGTGCGCCTGGGCCGACGATCCGGTGGCGCGAAGCCTGCTCCATGCGATCAAGTACGATGGCTGGCACCGCGTGGCGGACGAACTGTCCGCCCGCATGTCCCAGCTCGAGTTTCCGTCAACGCTCAGCGCAGCGCGCGCGATGGTCCCCGTACCACTCGCACCTGGCCGACTTCGCGAGCGCGGCTACAACCAGAGCGAGGGCCTGGCGCGTGGTGTGGCGGCGCGCTGGGGCCTCGGCGTACCGGTACCACTGTTGCAGCGCCTGCGCGAGACCCCATCGCAAACTCGGTTGACAGTCGAAGAACGTTTGACGAACGTTGCCAACGCCTTTCAGGTCGATGCCTCGCTGTTGCAGCGACTCGGGGACGTGACGGTGTTCCTCGTCGACGACGTCATCACGACCGGCGCGACGTTGAATGCCTGTGCCGACGCGCTGGCAAGCGCCGGGGTGCGCACCATCTGCTTCATCACATACGGCCGCGCGCGCGATCCGCGCGACGCGCCCGCTTCACGGGGAACACGTTCACATGGCGATTCGGGTAGGCATTAA
- a CDS encoding phosphoglycerate kinase yields the protein MNKRSIRDLPDASLAGKRALVRVDFNVPLDGDGRVTDDTRVRAALPTIEYLAARGARVVLLSHLGRPKGGPDPKYSLAPVAACLDGLIDWPVSFCPTSIGSEAEARTKAMGDGEVLLMENTRFHPGEEKNDEALSKAFAALGDLYVNDAFGSAHRAHASTAGVAAFLRPCVAGFLMEKELGYLGSAVADPRRPFVAILGGAKVSGKIDVIEALLPKVDGLLVGGAMACTFFRAMGLETGKSLVELDRVDLARELVQRAGVRLTLPHDATIAPSMTDGARATNVRRDAIPSDQAMFDIGPETQASYARAIASAKTVLWNGPMGVFETKPFDAGTNAIAHAMADATSRGTTTIVGGGDSAAAVAEAGLEASMSHVSTGGGASLEFLEGKVLPGVAALDDR from the coding sequence ATGAACAAACGCTCCATTCGCGACCTCCCGGACGCCTCGCTCGCCGGCAAGCGTGCGCTCGTCCGCGTCGACTTCAACGTGCCCCTCGACGGTGACGGTCGTGTCACCGACGACACACGCGTGCGCGCTGCACTGCCAACCATCGAATACCTCGCGGCCCGCGGTGCTCGTGTCGTGTTGCTTTCGCATCTCGGGCGACCAAAGGGCGGCCCCGATCCGAAGTACTCCCTGGCACCGGTGGCCGCGTGTCTCGATGGGCTCATCGACTGGCCCGTGAGCTTTTGCCCGACGTCGATTGGGTCGGAAGCCGAAGCGCGCACGAAGGCCATGGGAGACGGCGAAGTGCTGCTCATGGAGAATACGCGCTTTCACCCGGGCGAGGAGAAGAACGACGAGGCGCTGTCAAAGGCATTTGCGGCCCTCGGGGATCTCTACGTGAACGATGCGTTTGGGTCGGCGCATCGGGCACACGCCAGCACGGCCGGTGTCGCGGCCTTCCTCCGCCCATGCGTGGCCGGGTTCCTCATGGAAAAGGAACTGGGGTACCTGGGGAGCGCGGTCGCTGACCCCAGGCGCCCGTTCGTGGCCATCCTTGGCGGCGCCAAGGTGTCGGGGAAGATCGACGTGATCGAGGCGCTGCTCCCCAAGGTGGACGGTCTTCTCGTGGGCGGCGCGATGGCCTGCACGTTCTTCAGGGCGATGGGACTCGAAACCGGGAAGTCGCTCGTGGAACTCGATCGGGTCGATCTGGCGCGCGAACTGGTGCAGCGGGCCGGCGTTCGTCTGACCCTCCCGCATGACGCGACCATCGCGCCCTCCATGACCGACGGGGCGCGCGCCACCAACGTCAGGCGGGACGCGATTCCCTCCGACCAGGCGATGTTCGACATTGGCCCCGAGACGCAGGCGTCGTATGCGCGCGCGATCGCCAGCGCGAAGACGGTGCTGTGGAACGGACCCATGGGCGTCTTTGAAACCAAACCATTCGATGCCGGCACGAACGCCATCGCGCATGCGATGGCCGACGCCACCTCACGCGGAACGACCACCATCGTGGGTGGGGGAGACTCCGCGGCGGCCGTCGCCGAGGCCGGCCTCGAGGCGTCCATGAGCCACGTGTCGACCGGTGGTGGCGCGTCGCTCGAGTTCCTGGAGGGCAAGGTGCTCCCCGGGGTAGCCGCCCTCGACGATCGGTGA
- the aroE gene encoding shikimate dehydrogenase: MSRTAAWPGRLVLLGHPVGHSRSPAFQNAALEAAGIPLRYTALDVAPAELGQVLADLRAVRGAGNVTIPHKRAVYEACEVRLPRAEQAGAVNTFWHDEEGRLYGDNTDVAGFEAAVDSLGTTRPGAVVALLGAGGAAAGVCAAVATWAGATVGIFARSPERANELRQRFPHTRPASSAAAALSGASLVVNATPVGMTDDAHPVEVAWLPRDAHVMDLVYRDGETSWVRAARARGLRAIDGRAMLLSQGAEAFRCWFGRDPDLEVMRTALGHSTRSE, from the coding sequence GTGAGTCGAACTGCGGCGTGGCCTGGTCGCCTGGTCCTCCTCGGCCATCCCGTCGGTCATTCGCGATCCCCGGCATTCCAGAATGCGGCGCTCGAGGCCGCCGGGATTCCGCTGCGATACACCGCGCTCGACGTCGCGCCTGCGGAGTTGGGGCAGGTGCTCGCGGACCTGCGTGCAGTTCGCGGGGCAGGGAACGTCACGATTCCCCACAAGCGCGCGGTGTACGAAGCCTGCGAGGTGCGCCTGCCCCGCGCCGAGCAGGCGGGGGCGGTGAACACCTTCTGGCATGATGAGGAGGGACGGCTCTACGGCGACAACACCGATGTTGCAGGGTTCGAAGCCGCCGTGGATTCGTTAGGCACCACCCGACCGGGCGCCGTGGTGGCTCTGCTCGGCGCGGGGGGAGCGGCGGCGGGTGTGTGCGCCGCGGTGGCCACATGGGCCGGTGCCACGGTGGGGATCTTCGCTCGCTCGCCCGAGCGCGCGAACGAACTGCGTCAGCGTTTCCCGCACACACGGCCGGCCTCGAGCGCCGCGGCCGCGCTGTCAGGGGCGTCGCTCGTGGTGAACGCAACGCCCGTTGGCATGACGGATGACGCACATCCGGTGGAGGTCGCATGGCTCCCGCGTGACGCGCACGTGATGGATCTCGTGTACCGTGATGGTGAGACGTCATGGGTGCGTGCGGCGCGCGCACGCGGTCTCCGGGCCATCGACGGACGCGCGATGCTCCTCTCGCAGGGAGCCGAGGCGTTCCGGTGCTGGTTTGGCCGTGATCCTGATCTCGAAGTCATGCGGACGGCCCTCGGGCACTCGACGCGGAGCGAGTGA
- the secG gene encoding preprotein translocase subunit SecG, whose amino-acid sequence MYTFLLVILILVSLAVMVAVLLQAGKGGGLAASFGGATTAADSLIGSRQAGNLLTKVSWYGGGLFLLIAFVLGLMSKSARVPRSVLDQPFSSAPATAPKAGAAAVPVTPPPAATTPPTTPPPKQ is encoded by the coding sequence ATGTATACCTTTCTGCTCGTCATTCTCATCCTCGTCAGTCTGGCCGTGATGGTCGCGGTCCTGCTCCAGGCGGGCAAGGGCGGTGGTCTGGCCGCCTCGTTCGGCGGCGCCACCACAGCCGCGGACTCGCTCATCGGGAGCCGTCAGGCCGGCAACCTCCTCACCAAGGTCTCCTGGTACGGTGGTGGTCTGTTCCTGCTGATCGCGTTCGTCCTTGGCCTGATGTCCAAGAGCGCTCGGGTACCGCGCTCGGTGCTCGACCAGCCATTTTCGAGCGCACCGGCCACGGCTCCCAAGGCAGGCGCCGCCGCAGTGCCTGTGACGCCGCCGCCTGCGGCCACCACGCCGCCGACCACTCCGCCCCCCAAGCAATAG
- a CDS encoding triose-phosphate isomerase, translating into MRRPVFAANWKMHHGPSDTRAFLRSFLAHYARRPDRQVLFFPPAVSLTTVVDGLRERQDIQVGAQNIHWQDKGAFTGELSAPMARDAGATMALVGHSERRHVFGETDEQTALKVAAAVRAGLVPMLCVGETLEERERGETQLVVLRQLRTGISAIEPAAIATMMIAYEPVWAIGTGKTATPDDASLIHQVIRQELLAILGEKARAIPICYGGSVNRGNAATLLEAPEVDGLLVGGASLDAEGWSSIVRS; encoded by the coding sequence ATGCGTCGTCCTGTCTTTGCCGCCAACTGGAAAATGCATCACGGACCGTCCGACACCCGGGCGTTCCTTCGGTCGTTCCTGGCGCACTATGCGCGTCGCCCCGATCGGCAGGTGCTGTTCTTCCCGCCGGCCGTGAGCCTCACCACCGTCGTCGACGGACTGCGGGAACGCCAGGACATTCAGGTGGGGGCGCAGAACATCCACTGGCAGGACAAGGGCGCGTTTACGGGCGAGCTGAGTGCGCCGATGGCCCGCGATGCGGGGGCGACGATGGCACTCGTGGGCCACTCGGAGCGCCGCCACGTATTCGGGGAAACCGATGAGCAGACCGCGCTCAAGGTGGCGGCCGCCGTGCGGGCTGGCCTGGTCCCGATGCTCTGTGTGGGTGAAACGCTGGAGGAGCGCGAACGAGGCGAGACTCAGCTGGTCGTCCTTCGCCAGCTCCGCACCGGCATCTCGGCGATCGAACCCGCGGCAATTGCGACGATGATGATCGCGTACGAGCCGGTGTGGGCCATCGGCACCGGAAAGACCGCCACCCCCGACGATGCATCGCTCATCCATCAGGTGATCCGTCAGGAACTGCTCGCGATCCTGGGCGAGAAGGCGCGCGCGATCCCGATTTGCTATGGGGGTAGTGTGAACCGAGGGAATGCGGCCACCCTGCTCGAGGCCCCGGAAGTCGATGGCCTGCTCGTGGGGGGCGCGTCGCTGGACGCGGAAGGGTGGAGCTCGATCGTCCGGAGCTGA